From the Homo sapiens chromosome 1, GRCh38.p14 Primary Assembly genome, one window contains:
- the UROD gene encoding uroporphyrinogen decarboxylase, which translates to MEANGLGPQGFPELKNDTFLRAAWGEETDYTPVWCMRQAGRYLPEFRETRAAQDFFSTCRSPEACCELTLQPLRRFPLDAAIIFSDILVVPQALGMEVTMVPGKGPSFPEPLREEQDLERLRDPEVVASELGYVFQAITLTRQRLAGRVPLIGFAGAPWTLMTYMVEGGGSSTMAQAKRWLYQRPQASHQLLRILTDALVPYLVGQVVAGAQALQLFESHAGHLGPQLFNKFALPYIRDVAKQVKARLREAGLAPVPMIIFAKDGHFALEELAQAGYEVVGLDWTVAPKKARECVGKTVTLQGNLDPCALYASEEEIGQLVKQMLDDFGPHRYIANLGHGLYPDMDPEHVGAFVDAVHKHSRLLRQN; encoded by the exons ATGGAAGCGAATGGGTTGGG ACCTCAGGGTTTTCCGGAGCTGAAGAATGACACATTCCTGCGAGCAGCCTGGGGAGAGGAAACAGACTACACTCCCGTTTGGTGCATGCGCCAGGCAGGCCGTTACTTACCAG AGTTTAGGGAAACCCGGGCTGCCCAGGACTTTTTCAGCACGTGTCGCTCTCCTGAGGCCTGCTGTGAACTGACTCTGCAG CCACTGCGTCGCTTCCCTCTGGATGCTGCCATCATTTTCTCCGACATCCTTGTTGTACCCCAG GCACTGGGCATGGAGGTGACCATGGTACCTGGCAAAGGACCCAGCTTCCCAGAGCCATTAAGAGAAGAGCAGGACCTAGAACGCCTACGGGATCCAGAAGTGGTAGCCTCTGAGCTAGGCTATGTGTTCCAAGCCATCACCCTTACCCGACAACGACTGGCTGGACGTGTGCCGCTGATTGGCTTTGCTGGTGCCCCA TGGACCCTGATGACATACATGGTTGAGGGTGGTGGCTCAAGCACCATGGCTCAGGCCAAGCGCTGGCTCTATCAGAGACCTCAGGCTAGTCACCAGCTGCTTCGCATCCTCACTGATGCTCTGGTCCCATATCTGGTAGGACAAGTGGTGGCTGGTGCCCAG GCATTGCAGCTGTTTGAGTCCCATGCAGGGCATCTTGGCCCACAGCTCTTCAACAAGTTTGCACTGCCTTACATCCGTGATGTGGCCAAGCAAGTGAAGGCCAGGTTGCGGGAGGCAGGCCTGGCACCAGTGCCCATG ATCATCTTTGCTAAGGATGGGCATTTTGCCCTGGAGGAGCTGGCCCAAGCTGGCTATGAGGTGGTTGGGCTTGACTGGACAGTGGCCCCAAAGAAAGCCCG GGAGTGTGTGGGGAAGACGGTGACATTGCAGGGCAACCTGGACCCCTGTGCCTTGTATGCATCTGAG GAGGAGATCGGGCAGTTGGTGAAGCAGATGCTGGATGACTTTGGACCACATCGCTACATTGCCAACCTGGGCCATGGGCTTTATCCTGACATGGACCCAGAACATGTGGGCGCCTTTGTGGATGCTGTGCATAAACACTCACGTCTGCTTCGACAGAACTGA
- the UROD gene encoding uroporphyrinogen decarboxylase isoform X1, producing MLPSFSPTSLLYPRCFLPLQALGMEVTMVPGKGPSFPEPLREEQDLERLRDPEVVASELGYVFQAITLTRQRLAGRVPLIGFAGAPWTLMTYMVEGGGSSTMAQAKRWLYQRPQASHQLLRILTDALVPYLVGQVVAGAQALQLFESHAGHLGPQLFNKFALPYIRDVAKQVKARLREAGLAPVPMIIFAKDGHFALEELAQAGYEVVGLDWTVAPKKARECVGKTVTLQGNLDPCALYASEEEIGQLVKQMLDDFGPHRYIANLGHGLYPDMDPEHVGAFVDAVHKHSRLLRQN from the exons ATGCTGCCATCATTTTCTCCGACATCCTTGTTGTACCCCAG ATGTTTTCTCCCCCTCCAGGCACTGGGCATGGAGGTGACCATGGTACCTGGCAAAGGACCCAGCTTCCCAGAGCCATTAAGAGAAGAGCAGGACCTAGAACGCCTACGGGATCCAGAAGTGGTAGCCTCTGAGCTAGGCTATGTGTTCCAAGCCATCACCCTTACCCGACAACGACTGGCTGGACGTGTGCCGCTGATTGGCTTTGCTGGTGCCCCA TGGACCCTGATGACATACATGGTTGAGGGTGGTGGCTCAAGCACCATGGCTCAGGCCAAGCGCTGGCTCTATCAGAGACCTCAGGCTAGTCACCAGCTGCTTCGCATCCTCACTGATGCTCTGGTCCCATATCTGGTAGGACAAGTGGTGGCTGGTGCCCAG GCATTGCAGCTGTTTGAGTCCCATGCAGGGCATCTTGGCCCACAGCTCTTCAACAAGTTTGCACTGCCTTACATCCGTGATGTGGCCAAGCAAGTGAAGGCCAGGTTGCGGGAGGCAGGCCTGGCACCAGTGCCCATG ATCATCTTTGCTAAGGATGGGCATTTTGCCCTGGAGGAGCTGGCCCAAGCTGGCTATGAGGTGGTTGGGCTTGACTGGACAGTGGCCCCAAAGAAAGCCCG GGAGTGTGTGGGGAAGACGGTGACATTGCAGGGCAACCTGGACCCCTGTGCCTTGTATGCATCTGAG GAGGAGATCGGGCAGTTGGTGAAGCAGATGCTGGATGACTTTGGACCACATCGCTACATTGCCAACCTGGGCCATGGGCTTTATCCTGACATGGACCCAGAACATGTGGGCGCCTTTGTGGATGCTGTGCATAAACACTCACGTCTGCTTCGACAGAACTGA